Part of the Odocoileus virginianus isolate 20LAN1187 ecotype Illinois chromosome 16, Ovbor_1.2, whole genome shotgun sequence genome is shown below.
gggttggaaagatcccctggaggagggcatggccacccccTCCAGCACTTctgtactcttgcttggagaatccccatggacagaggagcctgatgggaggagtctatagggtcacaaagggttggacacgactgaagagacagcacacacacacccaaggtGAACATGGGACCGCTTCACCTACTTtatgttactcttttttttttttttttggctgctgcaCATAGCTTGCAGGAACTTaattccccgatcagggatcgaacttgggccctgggcagtgaaagcatcaagccctaaccactagactgccagggaattctcattGCCCTGTTATTTTTATCCAGTCAGTCCCAGGCCAATCCAGAAAGCCAAGTTTTCAAAACCTGTCTCTTCGAGGGGCATCCAGGGAGTCCCTGGGCTCCCCTTTGTAGGTGCAAAGACTCTATGGGACTTGGCTTTTGGAGCTGGGTGAGACTGGATGTGCTGGCCTTCACAAGGCGAGGGCTGCGTCTTTTGGTTGGCAGCAGCCCCGAAACCGGGGAAGACTCCACAGCCATTGCATTCTAAACAGCCTGGCTCTGACTCACCACCTACCACCGGTGTGACCTCGctcatctctctgaacctcaggagCCCATGTCAAATGGGCATGAAAACATCTACCTCATGGGATTGCTACTGAGAGAGTTGGGGTAGAGTTTATCTGTGGCGCTGGTCTGAGGGCTGGTACACAGGAGACGGTAGGTGAGTGCTCCCACCACCTATGCTGCACCAGGAGCCAGAGCCCCTGGGATCCCACTCCGCTCCTGAGCAAGCAGGCGGCATCACGGAGGCGGCGGCCGCAGGAGAGGAGAGCTGGGGACAGGCCACGTTCTCAGCCCCTCAGCCCAGCGACCCCAAGTGGTGATGAGGGGAGGGGCGGGAAGAGCTGAGGGGTCAGGCCACTGAGAGGCTTTGGGCATCACTTGATTCTGCCCCGGACACTTCCcgtggcccccaccccacccccgctctCCTCTGCAGAGGGCAGCCCTCACCCCTGCCTCGTGCCCCTGGGGTGCAGGGCATCAGGCCGCTGGCTGTGACCAAGGGGTGTAGGTCAGAGCACGGCCCCCAGACACCACCCAGCCAGGATTCGTTGCCCTCCTCCGGCCCCACCCTGGGCACCCCCCGGGACTGTGGGGCTTGGAGGTGTCTGTCCCGTGTCCTCCCTTTCTGCTGCTGACAGGGCAAGGAGTTTGAATCAGATAAACAGGGATAAACAAACACTGAACATGAACACAAACTTTTTCTATTATTAGACAGAAGGGGCCCGGGAGCATCTGAAGGTCTTGTGTGGCTTTTCTCTGGCTGAGCTTGGTTCCCTGAGACAGTGCGCCAAGGCTTCGTCTGGTCCCCAGGCCCTGCGGTGGCTGCAGCTTGTTCTTGTCCCCGTTGGGGTGTCTGGAGCGGGGGCACCGAGGGCCGCTGAcctgcctcttcctccctctccaggTCTCTGGAAGGCAGAGAACGCTGTGGCtcaggcagcctcaggagcatatttgcattattttgtgGCAACAAGCAAATTTCCTGGAGGGGATTTTTGGAAGAGTCGGGAGCCGCCCAGAGGGAAAGCCGAAGGAAATAAGAGAGCAGGAAGCTAGGAGGAAACAGGCCTGGGCAGAGGCTGCaggtggcgggggcggggagcgggAAACAAGGCCCTGGTCTGAGGCTGGGTGCAGGGTACCTGGGGCCCGAAACCCACTCCTGCCCTTGCAATCTGCAGAGCGTAAGCCTGGGCTGAGCAGGTCCAGGCCCTGCAGGAAAGCTTGCCCAACCCGCCTGGTGTCGGTGCCAGGATAACGATCTGAGGAGGAGCCAACCGGCTGCAGAGTCAGGTGGAAAATTCCCACAGCGCCCTTGCTCCTGAGCCGCCCCGGGGAGGGGCGCTGGGCTCCAGGCAGGCCCTGAGTGCTGGGGATGGGCAGGCAGACACCGGGAGCAGCAGAGCTGGACAACTTCAAGGGGAGGGGAATGGAGACCAggcctccctcctttctctttattcttgggAACTGGCCTGACTATGGGCTTGGGTGATGTGTTCATTGGGTAGGACGTGGACCACGCTCAGTCATacccgactttttgtgactccatgaactgtagccctccaggctgcgctgtccatgggatttcctaggcaagaatactggagtgggttgtcatttccttctccagggaattttctcgacccagggatcaaacccgcctctcctgcattgcaggcggattctttaccactgagctaccagggaagcccaggatgcaAAGGCCATTAGGAAGTGAGAGAAGACAGACCTGTTTTCTGCATATAAAGGAAGTCCAACAACCCTCCAAAATAGGCTGAGAATCTGAAAAAATCAAAAAACGAGCCATGTTTGTTTAAACAAATCAAGCAGCATTCCACCAGCATATCAAGATTTTAAATTTGTCACTATTAACGCTCAGGTGCAGACATTCACAGGCAGGATTCATACTGATGAATATAGTCCTTTGCTGGGCCCAGGGCCTCGAGGGAGGACATTCATGGGCACCTTTGCGTTGCCTACTGTTCAGTCCTAGGCTGGTAAGAGCCTTGGCAGCAGGACATGCTCCATGAAGTCCAAAGCCAGACTGGAATGCTCCTAACCAACGTTATTCCTCGGCTTCTCGCAGGAAGCCAGGCTGGAGCAGGATGTTTTGAGGCCCTGCAAATACAGGTGTTTTCCACGTAAGTCTCCAGAGCAGGAACCTCAGGTTCCCTGTGCCCCCAGGAAGACAAGAAGGAACCAGGTGGCAGGAAGGGTGTCCTCTGGACACCTGGCAGGGAGCCCAGCAGCCTGGGTGCCAGGTCCAGAAAGGCTGCCCCACCCCTGTGAGGTCCAgtcagagggaggaaggaaggaagccatGCAAGATAGGAtttccccaccccaggcctgcaaTCTTCTTGGCTCCAGTCACCTGATAAGCAGGCTGGTTTGTAAGATGACCTGTGTCGTTTCCCACAGGTGACAAA
Proteins encoded:
- the LOC139038639 gene encoding uncharacterized protein; this encodes MYPDGLEWLHPPGIVGAFLKPQAFSKARKPCSVCTSLTHQKLYKEYLPKLILSLFWRVVGLPLYAENRDLEREEEAGQRPSVPPLQTPQRGQEQAAATAGPGDQTKPWRTVSGNQAQPEKSHTRPSDAPGPLLSNNRKSLCSCSVFVYPCLSDSNSLPCQQQKGRTRDRHLQAPQSRGVPRVGPEEGNESWLGGVWGPCSDLHPLVTASGLMPCTPGARGRDGASGDGSGKKTPSENLWQSGEPVARPEKQPVLAGAPLQSLPPL